The bacterium BMS3Abin14 genome contains the following window.
GCGGCCACCAGGGAAGCCCAGCCGGGATCCATGTTCCAGAGCATCGCGAAACCGGTAATCGCCTGAAAAAGCAGGAGCAGGAACCAGAATGCATAGGTGGATTTCTGGAGTGTATTGTATTTTGCCGTAACCGGCCGGGTCCTTCTCGTGAACGTGTAGTAGGCGAGCATGGGAAAAAACTTGCCCCGGTTTTCTTTCTCGGGCAGAAAGTTCCCAATATCCCCGGGAGCGCCGAAAATGGACCAGTAGAAACGGGTCACAAGGTTCAGGATTATGACGAAACCGGCATAGTTGTGAATAAGCCTGGCCGTGTGCATGCTGAGCCCGAAGAGGCTGAAGTTGGGCTTGTGAAGGAAAAAGCCCGTGGCGACGAGGGTTATAATGGACAGGAGGTGTACCAGGTGCATGGCCCTCGCGGGAACGGGATGATCAGCTTTAGTCGCAGCCATCGTTGTGCCCCCTTTCTACTCTACCTGGAACTTCAGGATCTCGTTGGTCCTCGGGTGGATGACATGAACGGCGCACGCGAGGCATGGATCGAAGGACCGTATCACCCGAACGATGTTGATGGGGTTCTCGGGGTCGGGTATGGGAACCCCGATGAGGGATTCCTCGTATTGCCCCCGTTGTCCCTTCTCGTCCCTGGGCGAAGCGTTCCAGGTGGAGGGGACCACCGCCTGGTAGTTTGCGATCTTCCTGTCCTTGATCCTTATCCAGTGTCCCAACGCCCCACGGGGAGCCTCGTAAAAACCGGCGCCTTCCGCCGTTACGGGCGGTTCGTAATGTGCCGAATCGTGGATCTTAAAGCCCGGTTTGCCGGCAAGATCGATAAGCTGCCCAAGCCAGACCTGCATCCTGTCGGCCATCATGACCGTCTCAAGCATCCTGGCGGCATGTCTCGCCACGGCTCCGGGTTTAACCCCATGGTCGGTGATAAGGCCCATAAGATTAGGCTCTTTCATGATGAGCATGCGGGCAAGAGGACCGACCTCCATGGGCATATTTTCATACCTGGGAGCCTTTACAAAGCTGTAGGCGTCCTTTTTATCCAGGTCGAAGATCTGCTCGCCGTCGAAAGGATGGACAGGCTCCTTTGGTTTATACCAGGCGTGCTTGACGGATTCTGTTATCAACTTCTGGTCGAACTTTTCCACGTTGCCCAGGTTCCCGTTCTTGATAACGCCGGGCTTGAAAAAAAGTTCCTCGCCGGTGGAATCCTCGGGGAACGCTCCGTAAGACAGGTAGTTTAGATGCCCGCCCCCTATCCCGGCCTGGGCCAGGGGGAGAAGCGGCCCCGTGCCGAACAGAAGAACGTCCTTCATATACACGTTTTTCACGAACGCGGTGACCTCTTCGAGCATGGTCTTGAATTTGATGATCAGATCTGCGTCCGGCAGCTGTGTGATGCCTCCCACAATAATGCTCTGGTAATGAGGCGCCCGGCCTCCGAAGATGGCGCCCATATTCTTTGCAACCACCTGGATTTTCAGCGCATCAAGGTAGTGTTTTACGGCCATTGTTACGATTTCCGGATCATTGACGGAGAACTGGTCGGGTTTATATCTGGGAGTGAGGGGATAAGTGTCCCCTCTTTTGACCAGGCCGACAATTTTGTCCTTGACCGCCAGGAGTTCCTTGTCCGAGCCCTTGTAGGCAGCCACGGCCATGATATCCAGGTAGTCGAGGGCGCTCAGCTGGTAGAACTGGATAATATGGTCATACAGGTACTCGGCGCCCATGACGAGGTTCCGGAGGATACGTCCTCCATCGGGCACCTCGGCCCCGAAGGCATCGTCCAGGGCCGCAACTGAGGCCATGGTGTGGACTGAAAAACAGACACCGCAAAAACGGCTTGTCACGTAGCTCGCGTCCCTGGGATCCTTTCCGGTGAGGAGGGCCTCAAAACCGCGAGCCATGGTTCCGCTGCTCCATGCATTTTTGATCTTTCCGTTCTCGACCTCGACCTCGATCTTCAGGTGTCCTTCAATCCGCGTAACGGGGTCAACCGTGATTCTCTGGCCCATCAGTTCTCACCTCCCTCTTCCTTCGGCCCGCCCTTTCCGAGCCTCCCTGTCGCGGCCTGACCGATAAAGTGCCCAGCCAGACCCGCCGCAACGACGCCTCCCATCACCGCACCCACGGTCTCGATCCTGAGTCCGGCGATCTCCTTCGTCTTGACATAAAGGGGAGCCATGCCGGCGTAGAACTCGGGTTCGGCGCACCCCTGACATGGGGCGCTGGACCCGATGCACCAGTTCAGCCCATCGTTCCATCGGCGTTTGGGACAGTCCGAATGGGTGAACGGCCCCTTGCAGCCCTGAAGGTACATACACCAGTTTCTCTGGGAAGGCTCGTTCCAGTCGGTAAGAAACTCGCCATTTTCAAAGTGGCCCCGTCTCTCACAGTTGTCATGTATAAGCTTGTCGAAGAACATGATGGGCCTGCCAAGATGGTCCATGGGAGGAGGCTTGTTGTAAAGGAGATAATATACAATTGTCCCTACAAGGTGGTCCGGATGAACCGGGCAGAGGGGAACGTTTATGAGGGGTTTTTTGGGAACGAGGCCCTTGTCCATGGCAGCGCCAATGCCCATGCCTTTTGACGGAGTGTTCCCCGGGATCCCGCCATAGGTGGCGCACGCTCCGATGGCGATCACGGCGGCGGCGCCGGCCGCAGCTTCGCTGACGCTCTTGACGAATGGCTCGCCGGCCACCTTGCAGAACCGCTCGTCGGCTCCGGGAATGGACCCTTCAACGATGAGGACATACCCTCCTTCCTCGATGGTCTTTTTTCGAGCCTCTTCAGCCTGATAACCTGAGGCCGCCATTATCGTCTCGTGATACCTGAGCGAGATGGTATCAAGGATGATCTCGGCCGTTCCAGGGCGGTTAGAATTGATGAAGGAGATGGTACACCCGGCGCAGTCCTGGCCCTCCAGCCAGATCACGGGAGGCTTTTTGGCGGCGGCCTCCATGGCCCTTGCGACCCTGGGTACCGCAGCCTCGGAAAGGCCCAGCAGCGCCGCCGTGCCGGCACAGAACTTGAGAAAATCGCGTCTGTCTACATTACCGAATAATGTCATCGAATCGACTCCCCTTTCTATAACAAGTAGTACTCTACCCGGTACCCTGTCGATTTGCACTTCCGATCAACATGTTTTCGAAAGCCAGACGGATAAATGAGGGCGGTTTTGCAGGTACTCACTATCTCTCCCATGGCGAGAGTATACACTTACCAGATGTGAAGTCAATACCTGCAGGTGTCATAACATGTTGAAGATATTGCACAAATTACATTGATTTAGTCGACAAAATGCTGTTTCTTTTTGACTGAAGTCTGTGATCAACCGGAATTCAACTGGGGGGGCATACAATACAAATTAACGGATTATTGAAATATTCAGTCGTACAGGGCCTTGATTTCGGCAGGGGCCAGTTTGCGGAAGGTTCCGGGCTTCATGCGCCTGGTCACCTGGATGGGACCAATGGCGATACGCATGATGCTGAGGACCGGATGGTCCACGGCGGCGGCCATCCGCTTGATCTGGTTCCTCCTCCCCTCCAGCAAGGTCATCCTGATCCATGAGTTTTTTCTGGACCTTTCGGATTCCACGAGGGTTATCATCGCAGGAAGGGTCCGGCCGTCATCCAGTTCCACGCCGTCTCTGAGACGCTTAATTGATCGGGGACCGATTTTACCCTTCAGCTTTACCATGTAGGTCTTGGAAATGTGGTGTTTAGGATGTGTCAGATGCAGCGTGAGGTCGCCGTCGTTTGTAAGGATGATAAGCCCTTCGGCGTCGTAATCCAGACGCCCTGCGCTGTGGAGGCCCTCCCGGAGGTCCTCGGGAAGGAGGTCGAAAACCGTCCTGCGTCCTTCCGGATCGTGCCTGGTGCAGATTACGTTTTCAGGCTTGTACACCAGGTAGGTTCTCTTCTTCCTGGGCCCC
Protein-coding sequences here:
- the hydC gene encoding quinone-reactive Ni/Fe-hydrogenase B-type cytochrome subunit; protein product: MAATKADHPVPARAMHLVHLLSIITLVATGFFLHKPNFSLFGLSMHTARLIHNYAGFVIILNLVTRFYWSIFGAPGDIGNFLPEKENRGKFFPMLAYYTFTRRTRPVTAKYNTLQKSTYAFWFLLLLFQAITGFAMLWNMDPGWASLVAAMGGLANVHMIHYLTMWVFIVTTMVHIYLVLFEDFRSFKLMFLGIETEESPQPGEAV
- the hydB gene encoding periplasmic [NiFe] hydrogenase large subunit precursor encodes the protein MGQRITVDPVTRIEGHLKIEVEVENGKIKNAWSSGTMARGFEALLTGKDPRDASYVTSRFCGVCFSVHTMASVAALDDAFGAEVPDGGRILRNLVMGAEYLYDHIIQFYQLSALDYLDIMAVAAYKGSDKELLAVKDKIVGLVKRGDTYPLTPRYKPDQFSVNDPEIVTMAVKHYLDALKIQVVAKNMGAIFGGRAPHYQSIIVGGITQLPDADLIIKFKTMLEEVTAFVKNVYMKDVLLFGTGPLLPLAQAGIGGGHLNYLSYGAFPEDSTGEELFFKPGVIKNGNLGNVEKFDQKLITESVKHAWYKPKEPVHPFDGEQIFDLDKKDAYSFVKAPRYENMPMEVGPLARMLIMKEPNLMGLITDHGVKPGAVARHAARMLETVMMADRMQVWLGQLIDLAGKPGFKIHDSAHYEPPVTAEGAGFYEAPRGALGHWIRIKDRKIANYQAVVPSTWNASPRDEKGQRGQYEESLIGVPIPDPENPINIVRVIRSFDPCLACAVHVIHPRTNEILKFQVE
- the hynB1 gene encoding periplasmic [NiFe] hydrogenase small subunit 1 precursor, encoding MTLFGNVDRRDFLKFCAGTAALLGLSEAAVPRVARAMEAAAKKPPVIWLEGQDCAGCTISFINSNRPGTAEIILDTISLRYHETIMAASGYQAEEARKKTIEEGGYVLIVEGSIPGADERFCKVAGEPFVKSVSEAAAGAAAVIAIGACATYGGIPGNTPSKGMGIGAAMDKGLVPKKPLINVPLCPVHPDHLVGTIVYYLLYNKPPPMDHLGRPIMFFDKLIHDNCERRGHFENGEFLTDWNEPSQRNWCMYLQGCKGPFTHSDCPKRRWNDGLNWCIGSSAPCQGCAEPEFYAGMAPLYVKTKEIAGLRIETVGAVMGGVVAAGLAGHFIGQAATGRLGKGGPKEEGGEN
- the rluB gene encoding ribosomal large subunit pseudouridine synthase B, with the translated sequence MGKIRLHKAIADAGVASRRAAEKMIAEGRVAVNGETVTTMGVMVDPRSDSIVIDGISLQGPRKKRTYLVYKPENVICTRHDPEGRRTVFDLLPEDLREGLHSAGRLDYDAEGLIILTNDGDLTLHLTHPKHHISKTYMVKLKGKIGPRSIKRLRDGVELDDGRTLPAMITLVESERSRKNSWIRMTLLEGRRNQIKRMAAAVDHPVLSIMRIAIGPIQVTRRMKPGTFRKLAPAEIKALYD